The DNA sequence ATGAGGTGGTGCTCACCGGGTGGGGGCTGTCCGAGACGCACCCCGGCGGGTACACCGCGCGCCAGCGGGTCCGCGGAGAGTGGCTGGTGGCCCTGCCGGAGGCGCTCACCGCCGAGCAGTCGATGGCGGTCGGGACGGCGGGGCTGACCGCCATGCTGTGCGTGCTCGCACTCGAAGAGTCCGGCATGACTCCGCAGCAAGGGCCGGTGCTGGTCACCGGCGCGTCGGGCGGCGTGGGCAGCGTGGCCGTCGCGGTGCTCGCGACGCTCGGCTACGAGGTGGTCGCCGCGACCGGCCGCCCCGAGTCGCACGGATATCTCACCGCGCTGGGGGCGTCGTCGTTCGTCGACCGCGCCGAGCTGTCCGAGCCGGGGCGCCCATTGCAGAAGGAACGGTGGGCGCACGCGGTGGACACGGTGGGCAGCACCACGCTGGTGTCGGTGCTCGCGCAGACCGCCTACCGGGGCTCCGTCGCCGCGTGCGGGCTCGCCGGCGGCAACGACCTGCCCGCCACGGTGCTGCCGTTCATCCTGCGCGGAGTGTCCCTGCTGGGCGTGGACTCGGTGCAGTGCCCCACGCACGTGCGCACCGAGGCATGGGCCCGGCTGGGTGCGGACCTCCCGCAGGGGCTGCTGGCGAGCCTCACCACCGTGCGCGGGTTCGCGGACATCCCGCAGCTCGCCGAGGACATCCTGGCGGGCCGGACGCGGGGACGCGTGGTCATCGACATCCACGGGTGACGGTCTGCGGCCGGGTTCTCAGCGCCGCCGCAGTGCGGCCACCACCGTCTTGGGGGCCGGGTTGACGTGCGCGGCCCCGTCGATCACCACGGTGGGGACGGTCTCGTTGCCGTCCGCGACGGACCGGACGAACGCGGCGGCCCGGGCGTCCTCCCAGATGTTGATCATCGTGGGGCGCAGCCGCCGGGCCCACAGGATCGCCCGCAGGCGCTGACAGAACACGCAGCCGGGGCGCCAGTACACGGTGACTCGCGATGCGGCCGGCGCGGAGTCTTCGGTCATCGATGCAGTGCTCGCTTTCGTGCGTACGGGGCGCGTGGTCGGTGCGGCGCCGCGGACCGGCGCACCGGCGGCCGTGTCCTCAGCGCGCCACCGGGCGACGGCGGCGTCGACGGCGACCGGCGCGATCGGCAGCACCGGCGGTGACGGGGCGCGTATCCATTCCGCGATGCGGCGGTTGAGCTCGGCGACGTGGGAGCGCACCTGGGCCTCCGCGCCGGGTGTACGCGGGTCGATGTCCGCGAGCGTGCGGGGCAGACGGTCGATCTCCCGTCGGAGCTGCAGTGACATGGGCAGCAGTGCATCGGTGGAAAGGCCCTCCTCTTCGAGCTTGCGCCGCACCCATCCCATGTCGTCGTCCACCGGTGACGGGGGTATGGGCTTGCCGGTGCCGGGCAGGCCGTCGAGGTCGCCGCGCTCGGCCGCGACGCGGATCTGCCGTTCCACCCACGATTCGACGGTCATGCCCGCCGGCTTGCGCTCGGTCATCGGACCGGTCCTCCGATCGCCGTTCCGGGGCTGCCGCGCATCGCCCCTGCTGGTGCACGTTCCGCCCCTGCCTGGTGCACGTTCCGCCCTTGCCTGGTGCACATTGTCGGCGCGTGCGTGCGGCGCGGCAAGCGGGCGGCGGCAGCGGTGCGGAAGGGCGGGTGCGCGTGTACTCGCCCGTACGGATTTCGCCCGGTATAGATCGGGGGAGGGCCGCCGGATCCGCGACCCGTCGAACCGGAAGGACCCTGATGAGCGAGACGGCTGCCACCGCGAGAGCACACGGCACGAACGCAGCGGCCACGACACCTCCGGCGGGGGTGGAGTTCGCCCGCGCCGGGGAGTCGCGGCCGACGACGGGCCCGATGCGCAGCGTGCTCGCCGCGGCAGCGGGCGCGGCCTCGGACGACCTCGCTGCGCGCGTGGAGCGCGGCCGCGACTGGCGCACGGACTATGCGCCGCTGATGGCGGAGCTGACCTCCCTTTCTGCGCGGGACGCGGACACGGCGTGGGCTATCGCGGAAGCCGGGACCGCGCAGGCGCGCCGCGGGCTGGTCTGGGAATCGGCTGCGGGGGCCGTGCCTCTCGACGAGATCGGCGACGCGGACTGGTCGGTCTCGGCCGTGGCGACCGGACAGGTTCTAGGCACGGCGACGCCGGAGCCGACGCTGCGGGTGCCGTACCGGGGCGACGTCCTCGAGGGGGAGGCGCTCGTGGCGCAGCTCGACAGGTGGGTGACGGCGGGGGTCGTCGAGCCTTCGTTCGCGCGGGCGATCACGCGGGTGGTCGAGCACCCGGAGTGGCTCGCGCTGCCCGGGCGCACGATCGCGATGATGGGCGCGGGCGGCGAGTTGAGCCCGCTCGAGCCCTTCGCACGGTGGGGCGCGGACATCCTCGCAGTCGACCTTCCGGTGGAGCCGGTGTGGGACCGGATCGTGCGGGTGGCGGAGCAGGGGGCAGGGCGCGTGCGCTTCCCGGTGTCCGCGGACGGGACTCCGGGTATGGACCTCGTCGGCGCGCCCGCCGCGGCCGCCGCCTGGCTGGACGGGCACGCGGGCGAGGGCGACTCCGCCGGGGCGCGGATGGTGTTCGGCATGTACGCCTACGCGGACCGGGGCGCGCACGTGCGCATCAGCATGGCCACCGACCTCATCATCGAGCGACTCCTTGCGGCGCACCCGTCGACCGCGCTCGCATACCTGCAGACGCCGACGGACGCGTTCGTCGTGCCGCCCGAGGTGGTCGCCGCCGGGCACGGTGCGTGGGACCGGCGCGACGTCAAGCGGTACCTGCAGGCGCCGCTGCGCGTCGCGGGCCGCGGCGCGCTGTTCGAGCCCTCCTACAAGTCGGTGCACGACGACGGTACGGCGGTGGCCGACATCCTCGTGCCGCAGCAGGGCCCCAGCTATGCGATGGCCAAGCGGCTGCAGCGCTGGCGTGGGATCAGCGCCGAGCGCGCCGGGCACACGGTGTCGTTCAACGTGGCGCCCGCGTCGTGGACCCGCTCGGTGACGAAGAACCGGGTGCTGGCCGCGGCGTACAAGGGGGCGGGTCGATTCGGCGTGGAGATCTTCGCCGCCGACACCACGCGGGTTCTCATGGCCGCGCTGCTCGCCCACGACCTCCACCACGACGCCGGCACGCGTACGCACCCCGAGCGGCTGTTCGCGGATCAGGCGGCGCACGGCGGGCTGTGGCGTTCGGCGTACGAGCCGAAGACCGTGCTCGGCTTCGCGGCGCTGTTGGGGATGGCGCGGCTGTAGGTCCCGGGGCGGCGACGGGCGGCTGGGCGGAGCGATTCCAGCAACCAGGGCACGAATTCGTGGGGATTGTGACCTGGAACGCTGGATCGGCGCGTCCGCCCCCGTCTACCGCGCGCAAAAACAAGCAGTCGTGCTTGATTGTTCGCGCATCCTGTGTGAC is a window from the Tomitella gaofuii genome containing:
- a CDS encoding MDR family oxidoreductase, producing MSADGTYPAYVVEEKGEPARLRRLTDADLPDGDVTVDVTHSSLNFKDGLAVTGKGPIARRLPMVCGIDLAGRVSASESPRWKPGDEVVLTGWGLSETHPGGYTARQRVRGEWLVALPEALTAEQSMAVGTAGLTAMLCVLALEESGMTPQQGPVLVTGASGGVGSVAVAVLATLGYEVVAATGRPESHGYLTALGASSFVDRAELSEPGRPLQKERWAHAVDTVGSTTLVSVLAQTAYRGSVAACGLAGGNDLPATVLPFILRGVSLLGVDSVQCPTHVRTEAWARLGADLPQGLLASLTTVRGFADIPQLAEDILAGRTRGRVVIDIHG
- a CDS encoding DnaJ family domain-containing protein, which encodes MTERKPAGMTVESWVERQIRVAAERGDLDGLPGTGKPIPPSPVDDDMGWVRRKLEEEGLSTDALLPMSLQLRREIDRLPRTLADIDPRTPGAEAQVRSHVAELNRRIAEWIRAPSPPVLPIAPVAVDAAVARWRAEDTAAGAPVRGAAPTTRPVRTKASTASMTEDSAPAASRVTVYWRPGCVFCQRLRAILWARRLRPTMINIWEDARAAAFVRSVADGNETVPTVVIDGAAHVNPAPKTVVAALRRR